One Brassica napus cultivar Da-Ae chromosome C4, Da-Ae, whole genome shotgun sequence genomic region harbors:
- the LOC125586315 gene encoding tryptophan N-monooxygenase 2-like gives MEKQLAQLQHFFFVFFFSILTMDTIASNSSDLTTKPSPQTSPFSNMYFLTTLQALVVISLLMIFKKIKSSSHNKKLHPLPPGPSGFPIVGMLPAMLKNRPVFRWLHSLMKELNTEIACVRLGNTHVIPVTCPKIAREIFKQQDALFASRPLTYAQKILSNGYKTCVITPFGEQFKKIRKVIMTEIVCPARHRWLHDNRAEETDHLTAWLYNMVKNSEPVDLRFVTRHYCGNAIKRLMFGTRTFSEKTKTNGGPTMEDIEHMEAMFEGLGFTFAFCVSDYLPMLTGLDLNGHEKIMREASAIMDKYHDPIIDERIKMWREGKRTQIEDFLDIFISIKDADGHPLLTADEIKPTIKELVMAAPDNPSNAVEWAMAEMINKPEILQKAMEEIERVVGKERLVQESDIPKLNYLKAIIREAFRLHPVAAFNLPHVALSDTTVAGYHIPKGSQVLLSRYGLGRNPKVWSDPLSFKPERHLNECLEVTLTENDLRFISFSTGKRGCAAPALGTAITVMMLARLLQGFKWKLAGGETRVELIESSHDMFLAKPLVMVGELRLLEELYPMV, from the exons ATGGAAAAACAATTAGCACAATTACAACACTTTTTCTTCGTATTCTTCTTTTCTATCCTTACAATGGATACTATAGCATCAAACTCTTCGGATCTCACGACCAAGCCTAGTCCCCAAACATCTCCGTTTAGCAACATGTATTTCCTCACAACACTTCAAGCTCTTGTAGTCATTTCTCTCTTAATGATATTCAAGAAAATAAAGTCATCTTCACATAACAAGAAGCTGCACCCTCTCCCACCGGGTCCCAGCGGCTTTCCGATCGTAGGAATGCTTCCAGCAATGCTTAAAAACCGTCCTGTTTTCCGGTGGCTTCATAGCCTCATGAAAGAGCTTAACACGGAGATAGCTTGTGTGCGTCTAGGAAACACTCACGTCATTCCAGTCACATGTCCTAAGATAGCACGTGAGATATTCAAGCAACAAGACGCACTCTTTGCATCAAGACCACTCACTTACGCTCAAAAGATACTCTCCAACGGCTACAAAACATGCGTGATCACACCCTTCGGTGAACAATTCAAGAAGATAAGGAAAGTGATCATGACGGAGATTGTTTGTCCGGCAAGGCACCGATGGCTACATGATAATAGAGCTGAAGAAACCGATCATCTAACCGCTTGGCTTTACAACATGGTTAAAAACTCTGAACCGGTCGATCTCCGCTTTGTTACAAGGCATTACTGTGGAAATGCTATTAAGAGGCTTATGTTCGGAACGAGGACGTTCTCGgagaaaaccaaaaccaatggtGGACCAACCATGGAAGATATTGAGCATATGGAAGCTATGTTTGAGGGGTTAGGGTTTACGTTTGCGTTTTGTGTATCGGATTATCTACCCATGCTTACGGGATTGGATCTAAACGGACATGAGAAGATCATGAGAGAAGCTAGTGCGATTATGGATAAATATCATGATCCTATTATTGATGAGAGGATTAAAATGTGGAGAGAAGGAAAGAGAACTCAGATTGAAGATTTTCTAGACATTTTCATCTCTATCAAGGACGCAGATGGCCACCCTTTGCTTACCGCTGATGAAATCAAACCAACCATTAAG gaACTTGTAATGGCGGCTCCAGACAATCCATCGAACGCCGTGGAATGGGCCATGGCGGAGATGATAAATAAACCGGAGATCCTCCAGAAAGCAATGGAAGAGATCGAAAGAGTCGTCGGCAAAGAAAGACTCGTCCAAGAATCCGACATACCTAAACTTAACTATCTCAAAGCTATTATCCGTGAAGCTTTCCGTCTTCATCCCGTCGCCGCGTTTAACCTCCCACATGTGGCACTCTCCGACACAACCGTCGCTGGGTACCATATCCCTAAAGGAAGTCAAGTGTTACTTAGCCGTTACGGACTTGGTCGTAACCCTAAGGTTTGGTCTGATCCACTAAGCTTTAAACCGGAGAGACATCTCAATGAGTGCTTGGAAGTGACTTTAACCGAGAACGATCTCCGGTTTATCTCGTTTAGTACCGGAAAAAGAGGGTGTGCTGCTCCTGCGTTAGGTACGGCCATAACTGTCATGATGCTCGCTAGGCTTTTGCAAGGGTTTAAGTGGAAACTAGCTGGAGGTGAGACACGTGTCGAGTTGATTGAATCGAGCCATGATATGTTTCTTGCGAAGCCTTTGGTTATGGTCGGAGAATTGAGGTTGTTGGAGGAACTGTACCCGATGGTATAA
- the LOC106406128 gene encoding chaperone protein dnaJ A6, chloroplastic, whose translation MASIQFGSTCVAQWSIRPHFAVRVYHPSSGLQSSTRQQNSTRSRINCLGASRSSMFSHGSLPLLSMPGMSRNMQPRRGSRFTVRADADYYSVLGVSKNATKSEIKSAYRKLARNYHPDVNKEPGAEEKFKEISNAYEVLSDDEKKSLYDRFGEAGVKGAGGMGGMGDFSNPFDLFESLFEGMGGMGGGGGMGRGSRSRAVDGQDEYYSLILNFKEAVFGMEKEIEITRLESCGTCEGSGAKPGTKPTKCTTCGGQGQVVSSARTPLGVFQQVMTCSSCNGTGEISTPCGTCSGDGRVRKTKRISLKVPAGVDSGSRLRVRGEGNAGKKGGSPGDLFVVIEVIPDPVLKREDTNILYTCKISYIDAILGTTLKVPTVDGTVDLKVPAGTQPGTTLVMAKKGVPVLNKSNMRGDQLVRVQVEIPKRLSKEEKKLIEELADMSKNKTANSSTSVR comes from the exons ATGGCTTCCATACAATTTGGGAGTACATGTGTTGCTCAATGGAGTATCCGTCCTCATTTTGCTGTCAGAGTTTATCATCCTAGCAGCGGACTCCAGTCATCAACCCGCCAACAAAA TTCCACGAGGAGCCGAATAAACTGTTTGGGAGCTTCAAGGTCGAGTATGTTCTCACACGGCTCCTTGCCCTTATTGTCCATGCCCGGAATGTCTAGAAATATGCAACCTCGCAGAGGATCTCGCTTCACTGTTAGAGCTGATGCA GATTACTATTCGGTCCTTGGAGTTTCGAAAAATGCAACCAAATCTGAGATTAAAAGCG CTTATCGGAAGCTTGCTAGGAATTACCATCCGGATGTGAACAA GGAACCTGGTGCAGAAGAGAAATTCAAAGAAATAAGTAATGCATATGAG GTCTTATCAGATGATGAAAAGAAATCTCTTTACGATAGGTTCGGTGAGGCCGGAGTCAAAGGCGCTGGTGGAATGGGAGGCATGGGG GACTTTAGCAACCCGTTCGATCTATTCGAGTCGTTATTCGAAGGCATGGGTGGGATGGGAGGTGGTGGTGGGATGGGCAGAGGTTCAAGAAGCAGAGCCGTAGACGGTCAAGACGAGTATTACTCCCTTATCTTGAACTTCAAAGAAGCAGTTTTCGGGATGGAGAAGGAGATAGAGATAACCCGCCTCGAGAGCTGCGGGACTTGCGAAGGCTCAGGCGCAAAACCAGGAACCAAACCTACCAAATGCACAACCTGCGGGGGTCAAGGCCAAGTGGTTTCGTCAGCAAGAACTCCTCTCGGTGTATTCCAACAAGTCATGACCTGCTCCTCCTGTAACGGCACCGGAGAGATCTCCACGCCGTGCGGTACTTGCTCTGGAGACGGACGCGTGAGGAAGACCAAGCGGATTAGTCTCAAAGTACCAGCCGGGGTTGATTCCGGTAGCCGGTTGAGAGTGAGAGGAGAAGGCAATGCAGGGAAGAAAGGCGGGTCACCGGGAGATCTTTTTGTTGTCATAGAGGTTATACCAGACCCGGTTCTGAAACGGGAGGATACTAATATTCTCTACACTTGCAAGATATCGTATATAGACGCTATCTTAGGGACGACACTGAAGGTTCCAACGGTGGATGGGACTGTGGATTTGAAAGTACCGGCGGGGACGCAGCCGGGGACGACGCTGGTGATGGCGAAAAAGGGAGTTCCGGTGTTGAACAAGAGTAACATGAGAGGGGATCAGCTGGTGAGAGTGCAAGTGGAGATACCAAAGAGGTTGAGcaaagaggagaagaagcttattgaggaGCTTGCTGATATGAGCAAGAACAAGACTGCTAATAGCAGCACTAGTGTTagatga
- the LOC106402747 gene encoding mediator of RNA polymerase II transcription subunit 18 yields MECVVQGIIETQHVEALEILLQGLCGVQRERLRVHELTLKSVPNLGVVSSEVRLLCDLDQQPEPTWTVKHVGGALRGAGADQISVLVRTMIESKVSKNALRMFYSLGYKLDHELLKVGFAFHFQRTAHISVSVSSVNKMPKIHAIDEAVPVTPGMQIVVVTAPATPENYSEVAAAVSSFCEFLAPLVHLSKPFISTGVVPTAAAAAASLMSDGGGTTL; encoded by the exons ATGGAGTGTGTAGTTCAAGGAATCATTGAGACACAG CATGTTGAAGCTCTGGAGATCCTTCTTCAAGGTCTCTGTGGTGTTCAACGCGAACGCTTGAGAGTTCATGAGCTAACTTTGAAAAGCGTCCCAAATCTTG GAGTTGTATCTTCAGAAGTGAGGCTTCTATGTGACCTTGACCAACAACCAGAGCCCACATGGACGGTTAAACATGTTGGTGGTGCGTTGCGAGGTGCAGGAGCTGATCAGATCTCTGTTTTGGTGAGAACCATGATCGAAAGTAAAGTCAGCAAGAACGCCTTGCGTATGTTCTACTCCCTCGGTTACAAACTAGACCACGAGCTTCTCAAAGTTGGTTTCGCTTTCCATTTCCAACGGACAGCGCACATAAGCGTCTCTGTGTCTTCGGTGAACAAGATGCCTAAGATTCATGCCATAGATGAGGCTGTCCCTGTAACTCCTGGGATGCAGATTGTTGTTGTCACAGCTCCAGCAACGCCTGAGAATTACAGTGAAGTTGCAGCTGCGGTTTCTTCCTTCTGTGAATTTCTCGCCcc gCTTGTGCACTTGTCGAAACCCTTCATCTCTACGGGAGTTGTGCCGACCGCTGCTGCGGCTGCTGCATCTCTTATGTCGGATGGAGGTGGTACTACATTATGA
- the LOC106406275 gene encoding RNA cytosine-C(5)-methyltransferase NSUN2-like, whose amino-acid sequence MGRGRQRGRSQRKHFKESRENVWKRPKSDAPDKPTWEPFLTDNPNFEEYYKEQGIVKAEEWDLFMEILRKPLPAAFRVNSNSQFCDEIISILENDFVKSLQAEAIEGGELEAIKPLPWYPKNLAWHSNFSRKEIRKNKILERFHEFLKLENEVGNMTRQEAVSMVPPLFLDVHPDHFVLDMCAAPGSKTFQLLEIIHGASEPGTLPNGMVVANDVDFQRSNLLIHQTKRMCTANLIVTNHEGQQFPGCRLKGLSEDMPINQLSFDRVLCDVPCSGDGTLRKAPDIWRKWNSGMGNGLHSLQVILAMRGLSLLKVGGKMIYSTCSMNPVEDEAVVAEILRRCGDSVELVDVSDKLPELIRRPGLKTWKVRDKGGWFTSYKDVPQNRRGGVIVSMFPSGKNLKDSTETTQENENGGVQDECKETENSVVDAIPDEPVVEVSDLPLERCMRIVPHDQNTGAFFIAVLHKVSPLPEFQEKPNPRKHSSKKNADSTEKSPAEEAVVSANTEPVEEEDANNEKDDDSLEPEKQTTQGETTITEEKEANPPSQAGGKRKVPMQGRWKGFDPVVFLKEETLIDSIKEFYGIKDESFPLYGHLVTRNTDTSSVKRIYYVSKSVKEVLQLNFAVGQQLKIASVGLKMFERQSAKEGSSKPCSFRISAEGLPVILPYITKQVLYTPMADFKHLLEHKSIRFPDFVNPQLSQKATELVLGCCVVILSDGEEPVKADASTIAISCWRGNNSLAVMITLADCQELLERLAERTPKTGGGSVDGNNGDSVAMETA is encoded by the exons ATGGGAAGAGGAAGACAGAGAGGTCGTTCTCAGAGAAAACATTTCAAAGAGAGCAGAGAGAATGTCTGGAAACGCCCCAAATCCGATGCTCCCGACAAACCCACCTGGGAGCCTTTCTTGACCGATAACCCTAACTTCGAGGAGTATTACAAG GAACAAGGGATAGTGAAAGCAGAAGAGTGGGATCTGTTCATGGAGATTCTTCGTAAGCCTTTGCCCGCTGCCTTTAGGGTTAACTCCAA CAGCCAGTTTTGCGATGAGATTATATCCATATTGGAGAATGACTTTGTGAAATCTCTTCAGGCTGAG GCCATAGAAGGTGGTGAGCTGGAGGCTATTAAGCCCTTGCCTTGGTATCCTAAGAATCTCGCTTGGCATTCCAATTTTTCCCGCAAGGAGATTAGGAAAAATAAGATACTCGAGAG GTTTCATGAATTTCTGAAATTGGAAAATGAAGTTGGAAACATGACTAGACAGGAAGCTGTTAGCATG GTGCCTCCTCTTTTCCTCGACGTACATCCAGATCATTTTGTGCTTGACA TGTGTGCTGCACCGGGTTCCAAAACATTTCAGCTGCTCGAGATTATACATGGAGCATCAGAACCAGGAACTCTACCTAATGGAATG GTGGTGGCTAACGATGTTGATTTCCAAAGATCTAACCTTCTTATTCACCAAACAAAGAGAATGTGCACCGCAAACTTGATAGTGACTAATCATGAAGGGCAACAGTTCCCCGGTTGTCGCTTGAAAGGACTAAGTGAAGATATGCCCATTAATCAACTTTCCTTTGACCGTGTTCTGTGTGATGTTCCGTGCAGTGGTGATGGTACCCTGCGCAAAGCTCCAGACATCTGGCGGAAATG GAATTCTGGAATGGGCAATGGACTCCATAGCCTACAGGTTATCCTTGCTATGAGGG GTTTATCGCTGTTGAAAGTTGGTGGGAAAATGATATACTCAACCTGCTCAATGAACCCAGTTGAGGATGAAGCTGTTGTCGCTGag ATTCTAAGGAGGTGTGGAGACTCTGTTGAACTTGTAGATGTTTCTGATAAGCTTCCTGAACTCATACGGAGGCCAGGTCTCAAGACATGGAAG GTGCGTGATAAAGGTGGGTGGTTTACTTCTTACAAAGACGTTCCTCAAAACCGAAGAGGAGGAGTCATTGTGAGCATGTTTCCTTCTGGGAAAAACCTCAAGGACTCAACCGAAACAACTCAGGAGAATGAGAATGGTGGTGTTCAAGATGAGTGCAAGGAAACAGAGAACTCTGTGGTGGATGCTATTCCTGATGAACCAGTCGTTGAAGTCTCTGATCTTCCACTTGAACGTTGCATGAGGATAGTGCCTCATGATCAGAACACCGGAGCCTTTTTCATCGCGGTCCTTCACAAAGTTTCACCACTGCCag AATTTCAGGAGAAACCAAATCCAAGAAAGCACTCATCTAAGAAAAATGCTGACTCGACAGAAAAGTCTCCGGCTGAAGAAGCTGTTGTCAGTGCTAATACTGAACCAGTAGAGGAAGAAGATGCAAACAATGAGAAGGATGATGATAGCTTGGAGCCTGAGAAGCAAACCACACAGGGAGAAACCACCATCACTGAAGAGAAAGAAGCCAATCCACCGAGTCAAGCGGGAGGCAAGAGAAAAGTACCGATGCAAGGGAGGTGGAAAGGCTTCGACCCTGTTGTTTTCCTGAAAGAGGAGACGTTAATCGATAGCATCAAAGAGTTTTACGGTATCAAAGATGAATCATTCCCATTGTATGGTCATCTGGTGACAAGAAACACCGACACCAGCAGCGTGAAGAGGATTTACtatgtttcaaaatctgttAAGGAAGTTCTTCAGCTGAATTTCGCAGTCGGACAGCAGCTTAAGATTGCTTCTGTTGGCCTCAAGATGTTT GAGAGACAATCTGCAAAAGAAGGTTCAAGCAAGCCGTGCTCATTCCGTATATCAGCGGAGGGACTACCTGTGATCCTTCCATACATCACCAAACAAGTTCTCTACACTCCAATGGCAGACTTCAAACATCTTCTTGAACACAAATCGATCAGGTTTCCGGATTTTGTCAATCCACAGTTGAGTCAGAAAGCAACTGAACTTGTTTTGGGATGCTGTGTGGTGATTCTCAGCGACG GTGAAGAACCTGTGAAAGCAGATGCATCTACGATTGCTATCAGTTGCTGGAGAGGGAATAATAGTTTGGCTGTTATGATCACTCTTGCGGATTGCCAGGAGCTGCTAGAGAGACTTGCTGAGAGAACACCAAAAACAGGTGGTGGTTCCGTTGATGGGAACAACGGCGATTCAGTAGCTATGGAGACAGCTTAA